A single window of Syntrophus aciditrophicus SB DNA harbors:
- a CDS encoding Hsp20/alpha crystallin family protein — translation MAMKSLLPSLWKKGETPSKREEEHPFYSLQREMNRLFDDFFRGFDLEPFATMEDRYAGFTPSIDVRENDDALTIKAEIPGIDEKDVEVLVSDDSVTIKGEKKEEQEDKGKDYYRLERTYGSFHRVIPLPKGINLEKVEATFKNGLLSIKLPKTEEAQTKSKKIPISTE, via the coding sequence ATGGCAATGAAAAGTCTTTTGCCCTCGCTCTGGAAGAAGGGGGAAACACCTTCAAAGCGAGAAGAGGAGCATCCCTTTTACTCTCTGCAGAGGGAAATGAACCGGCTTTTTGATGATTTCTTCCGTGGCTTTGACCTCGAGCCTTTTGCGACGATGGAAGATCGATATGCCGGTTTTACCCCTTCCATCGATGTGCGGGAAAATGATGACGCCTTAACCATCAAGGCCGAAATTCCCGGAATCGATGAAAAAGATGTGGAAGTGCTTGTTTCCGATGACAGCGTTACCATTAAAGGGGAGAAGAAGGAGGAACAGGAGGATAAAGGAAAGGACTATTACCGCCTGGAGAGGACTTACGGTTCCTTCCACCGGGTGATTCCTCTGCCCAAGGGCATTAACCTGGAAAAGGTGGAGGCGACCTTTAAAAATGGTCTTCTTTCCATAAAACTTCCCAAGACCGAGGAAGCCCAGACCAAAAGCAAGAAGATCCCCATCTCCACGGAATGA
- the groL gene encoding chaperonin GroEL (60 kDa chaperone family; promotes refolding of misfolded polypeptides especially under stressful conditions; forms two stacked rings of heptamers to form a barrel-shaped 14mer; ends can be capped by GroES; misfolded proteins enter the barrel where they are refolded when GroES binds), which yields MAAKEIKYDSVARDKVMKGVDTLANAVKVTLGPRGRNVVIEKAWGGPTITKDGVTVAKEIELEDKFENMGAQMVREVASKTSDMAGDGTTTATILAQAIYREGTKLAAAGMNPMSLKRGIDKSVQLVIDELKKISKDIRDKKEITQVGTISANNDNTIGEIISEAMEKVGKEGVITVEEAKGMETTLEIVEGMQFDRGYVSPYFVTDPEKMEVVMEDPYILLYDKKISVMQDLVPILEQIARSGRPMLIVSEDLEGEALATLVVNNIRGTLKCAAVKAPGFGDRRKAMLEDIAILTGGKVVSEELGIKLDSITLTDLGTCKRLHITKDNTTIVDGAGSQADIEGRVKQIRTQIEETTSDYDREKLQERLAKLVGGVAVIKVGAATEIEMKEKKARVEDALHATRAAVEEGIVPGGGVALLRTLPALAGMDLPDDERPGLNIVKRAVEEPMRQIAANAGFEGSIVVEKVKENTGNFGFNADTEKYVDMMEAGIIDPTKVVRFALQNAASVASLLLTTEAMIAEAPKKKGAGMPGGMPPDMGDMEY from the coding sequence ATGGCAGCAAAAGAGATCAAATATGATTCGGTCGCCCGGGATAAAGTCATGAAGGGCGTGGATACCCTGGCCAATGCGGTGAAGGTCACTCTTGGTCCCCGGGGACGGAATGTCGTGATTGAAAAAGCCTGGGGAGGTCCGACCATTACCAAGGACGGGGTCACGGTAGCCAAGGAAATCGAACTGGAAGACAAATTTGAAAACATGGGCGCTCAGATGGTCCGAGAAGTGGCGTCCAAAACCTCGGATATGGCCGGCGATGGAACCACCACGGCCACCATCCTCGCCCAGGCGATTTACCGTGAAGGAACCAAACTCGCCGCCGCCGGCATGAATCCCATGTCGCTCAAGAGGGGCATTGACAAGAGCGTGCAACTCGTCATCGACGAATTGAAAAAGATCTCCAAGGACATCCGGGACAAAAAGGAGATCACCCAGGTCGGGACCATTTCCGCAAACAACGATAATACAATCGGTGAGATCATTTCCGAAGCCATGGAAAAGGTCGGCAAGGAAGGCGTCATCACCGTCGAAGAAGCCAAAGGCATGGAGACCACACTGGAAATCGTGGAAGGCATGCAGTTCGACCGCGGTTATGTTTCCCCATATTTCGTGACGGATCCGGAAAAGATGGAAGTCGTCATGGAGGATCCCTACATTCTGCTTTATGATAAGAAAATCAGCGTCATGCAGGACCTGGTGCCCATTCTGGAACAGATCGCCCGTTCCGGAAGGCCCATGCTCATCGTGTCCGAAGATCTTGAAGGAGAAGCCCTGGCCACGCTGGTGGTGAACAACATCCGGGGCACCCTCAAGTGCGCGGCCGTCAAGGCGCCGGGGTTCGGTGATCGGCGAAAGGCCATGCTGGAAGATATCGCCATTCTCACCGGCGGCAAGGTCGTCTCTGAAGAACTGGGCATCAAACTGGACAGCATTACACTGACCGATCTGGGGACCTGCAAACGGCTGCATATCACCAAGGACAACACCACGATTGTGGATGGCGCGGGCAGTCAGGCCGACATCGAAGGGCGGGTCAAGCAGATTCGCACACAGATCGAGGAAACGACATCCGATTACGATCGGGAAAAGCTTCAGGAGCGGCTGGCCAAACTGGTGGGCGGTGTCGCCGTGATCAAAGTCGGTGCGGCAACGGAAATTGAAATGAAGGAGAAAAAGGCGCGGGTGGAAGACGCCCTCCATGCCACGCGGGCGGCGGTGGAAGAAGGCATCGTCCCCGGAGGCGGTGTCGCCCTGCTGCGGACCCTTCCGGCCCTTGCAGGCATGGATCTTCCCGATGATGAGCGGCCTGGCCTGAATATCGTCAAACGGGCCGTCGAGGAACCCATGCGCCAGATTGCCGCAAATGCCGGTTTCGAAGGATCCATCGTCGTCGAGAAGGTGAAGGAGAACACCGGGAATTTCGGTTTCAATGCCGATACCGAAAAATACGTGGACATGATGGAAGCCGGCATCATCGATCCCACCAAGGTTGTCCGTTTTGCCCTTCAGAACGCGGCGTCCGTGGCATCTCTGCTCCTGACGACCGAGGCCATGATCGCCGAAGCGCCCAAGAAAAAGGGAGCCGGGATGCCCGGTGGCATGCCTCCCGACATGGGCGATATGGAATACTGA
- a CDS encoding MORN repeat-containing protein, whose amino-acid sequence MAEEKTGGLTAEQENPVDNQQATRAELQARLEQQIAIARRASLAAADAEARCRTLEAEKIQAEEKIQGLEQEVGLFKAELRNAISFLEQRAAETEQKSPSAQESPAPPETERLLPQEFRTRVYSDGRRYLGEVKGDLPEGLGIMAFPDGGYYAGEWREGKRNGLGTLTLPDAQKYTGEWASDLFHGRGMDVYHDGKTYEGEFKEGRYEGQGTLTLADGTRYTGKFAKGLSCGRGILRYPNGDRYEGEFRNNKYHGEGTLTLIDGRTYTGEMEEGLPHGHGIMTFPDGRTYTGKFRKGQFFGEKDLFQKDG is encoded by the coding sequence ATGGCTGAGGAAAAAACCGGTGGATTAACGGCCGAACAGGAAAACCCCGTGGACAACCAGCAGGCAACTCGAGCCGAGCTTCAAGCCCGGCTCGAACAGCAAATTGCCATCGCCCGCAGGGCATCCCTCGCTGCCGCCGACGCCGAGGCCCGATGCAGAACCCTGGAGGCGGAAAAAATCCAGGCGGAAGAGAAAATTCAAGGCCTTGAACAGGAGGTGGGCCTGTTCAAGGCCGAGCTGAGAAACGCCATCTCTTTTCTCGAACAGCGTGCCGCCGAAACGGAGCAAAAAAGCCCTTCCGCACAGGAGAGCCCCGCTCCCCCCGAAACAGAGCGGCTCCTTCCTCAGGAATTCCGGACCAGGGTCTATTCCGATGGGAGAAGGTATCTGGGTGAAGTAAAAGGGGATCTCCCCGAGGGACTGGGAATCATGGCCTTCCCCGACGGCGGATACTATGCCGGCGAGTGGCGGGAGGGGAAACGAAACGGACTGGGAACTCTGACTCTGCCCGACGCGCAAAAATACACCGGGGAATGGGCAAGCGATCTCTTCCACGGGCGCGGCATGGATGTTTATCACGATGGAAAAACCTATGAAGGGGAATTCAAAGAAGGACGTTACGAGGGACAGGGAACACTGACCCTGGCCGACGGAACCCGATATACGGGAAAATTTGCAAAGGGGCTGTCCTGCGGCAGGGGCATTCTGCGATATCCCAACGGTGACCGGTACGAAGGAGAATTCAGGAATAACAAGTATCACGGGGAGGGAACGCTGACCCTGATCGACGGACGAACGTATACAGGCGAAATGGAGGAAGGCCTTCCTCACGGCCATGGAATCATGACATTTCCCGATGGCAGGACGTACACGGGTAAATTTCGGAAAGGCCAGTTTTTCGGGGAAAAAGACCTATTTCAAAAGGATGGGTAG
- a CDS encoding efflux RND transporter periplasmic adaptor subunit — MAPEDLSRLTIDKSDRTVRKRRRLQPLYWTAAGLLLVILLVSLYLTGRLVPAIAVDTAAVSRIYPSQTFSLLNASGYVAAQRKAAVASKITGRLISLSVEEGSRVKAGEVIARLEDEDARAARDQAAANLKSARADTAQMRAELQDADLNYSRKKQLLQRDVISRAEYDTAEARYLRARAAVAAAEAREKSAEAALKGAETSLGYALIRAPFDAVVLTKNADIGDIVTPLGAAANAKAAVVTIADLNSLQVEADVSESSLALVKTGQPCEIQLDALPDLRFRGVVHMIVPTADRTKATILVKVRFVDLDPRILPEMSAKVAFLSRLPKPEEQRLRTAVNASALVKRAGLFVAFKIEGDRVRETPVEKGETFGDLVEVTAGLKTGDRVVLTPSTRLRDGSRIKINEK; from the coding sequence ATGGCCCCAGAAGATCTTTCCAGGCTGACCATCGATAAATCGGACCGGACGGTGCGAAAAAGACGGCGGCTTCAACCGCTCTACTGGACCGCCGCGGGCCTGCTGCTGGTTATTCTTCTTGTGTCGCTCTATCTCACCGGACGGCTGGTTCCGGCCATAGCCGTGGACACCGCCGCCGTTTCCCGAATCTATCCCTCCCAGACTTTTTCTCTCTTGAATGCCAGCGGTTATGTCGCGGCCCAGCGGAAAGCCGCGGTGGCTTCCAAGATTACAGGCCGCCTTATTTCGCTTTCCGTGGAGGAGGGAAGCCGGGTTAAGGCCGGTGAAGTCATCGCCCGCCTGGAGGATGAGGATGCCAGGGCGGCTCGCGATCAGGCAGCTGCCAATCTGAAGAGCGCCCGGGCCGATACGGCTCAGATGCGCGCGGAATTGCAGGACGCCGACCTGAATTATTCGAGAAAAAAACAGTTGCTGCAGCGGGATGTGATTTCCCGGGCGGAATACGATACGGCCGAGGCGCGCTATCTGCGGGCCAGGGCCGCGGTTGCCGCCGCCGAAGCCAGAGAAAAGTCTGCGGAAGCTGCCTTGAAGGGCGCGGAAACATCGCTGGGTTACGCCCTGATTCGCGCCCCTTTTGATGCCGTCGTTCTGACGAAAAATGCCGACATCGGCGACATCGTCACCCCCCTGGGCGCTGCGGCCAACGCCAAGGCGGCCGTGGTGACCATCGCCGACCTGAATTCCCTGCAGGTGGAAGCAGATGTTTCCGAATCCAGTCTCGCTCTCGTGAAGACGGGGCAGCCCTGCGAAATTCAACTGGATGCCCTGCCCGATCTCCGCTTCCGCGGTGTAGTCCACATGATTGTGCCAACGGCGGATCGGACCAAGGCGACCATTCTGGTCAAAGTCCGCTTTGTGGATTTGGATCCCCGGATACTTCCCGAAATGAGCGCCAAGGTCGCCTTCCTCTCCCGTCTGCCAAAACCGGAAGAACAGCGCCTGCGAACCGCCGTCAATGCCTCTGCTCTGGTGAAGCGGGCCGGACTGTTCGTGGCGTTTAAAATCGAGGGCGACCGGGTCCGGGAAACCCCGGTGGAAAAAGGCGAGACCTTCGGCGATCTTGTCGAGGTGACCGCCGGTCTCAAGACGGGAGATCGGGTTGTCCTGACCCCTTCAACCCGTCTGCGGGATGGTTCGCGAATCAAAATCAATGAAAAATGA
- the groES gene encoding co-chaperone GroES produces MKIVPLHDRVLVLRTENTEKTAGGIIIPDTAKEKPQEGKVIAAGPGKRDDKGNRIPLNVREGDRILFGRYAGTEVKIDGVEHLIMREDDILGVIES; encoded by the coding sequence ATGAAGATCGTACCATTACATGATCGCGTTCTGGTTTTACGGACCGAAAACACGGAAAAGACAGCGGGTGGCATCATCATCCCCGACACAGCGAAGGAAAAACCCCAGGAGGGAAAGGTTATTGCCGCGGGACCGGGCAAGCGGGATGATAAAGGCAATCGCATTCCTCTGAATGTCAGGGAAGGGGATCGGATTCTGTTCGGTCGCTATGCCGGAACGGAGGTCAAGATCGACGGCGTCGAACACCTGATCATGCGGGAAGACGATATTCTGGGCGTCATTGAATCTTAA
- the dnaJ gene encoding molecular chaperone DnaJ yields MRDYYEILGVSRKASPEEIKKAYRQLALKYHPDRNPGDKEAEARFREAAEAYEALSNPDKRSIYDQFGHEGLRRSGYQGFTRPEDIFRAFGGIFDEFLNFSFGRRGQPEEEAGEDLVASVTITLEEAAHGKEVGLELPRTKICPNCKGSGAKPGTGWITCPVCHGSGTLSHGGHLFRFSVTCPECKGQGQRLESPCGSCHGSGKIQAPTTISLKIPPGVRSGSQLFLAGAGQPGRRGGPAGNLYVKVAVEGHPLFERDGDDLLCQLPIRMTQAALGAKISVPTLWGDINLTIPPGTQYGDIFKIPGKGMPILQSAGRGDLIVRIRVIIPRKLTLFQKRLLRQFDRISGHGKNPSPGFFQKLYGRFRICRIFDP; encoded by the coding sequence GTGCGTGACTATTACGAGATATTGGGTGTCAGCAGAAAGGCCTCACCCGAAGAGATCAAAAAGGCCTATCGGCAACTGGCCCTGAAATACCACCCGGACCGCAATCCCGGGGACAAAGAAGCGGAAGCCCGCTTCCGTGAAGCCGCTGAAGCCTATGAAGCGCTGAGCAACCCGGATAAACGAAGCATTTACGACCAGTTCGGCCACGAAGGTCTTCGGCGCAGCGGCTATCAGGGCTTCACCAGGCCTGAGGATATCTTCCGGGCTTTCGGCGGGATATTCGACGAATTTCTGAATTTCTCCTTCGGGAGGAGGGGGCAGCCCGAGGAAGAGGCCGGCGAGGATCTCGTCGCCTCCGTAACCATCACCTTGGAAGAAGCCGCCCATGGAAAAGAGGTCGGGCTGGAGCTCCCCCGGACCAAGATCTGTCCGAACTGCAAAGGCTCAGGCGCAAAGCCGGGTACCGGCTGGATCACATGCCCCGTCTGTCATGGCAGCGGTACACTCTCCCATGGCGGCCACCTGTTCCGGTTTTCCGTCACCTGTCCGGAGTGTAAGGGTCAGGGCCAGCGCCTGGAATCCCCTTGTGGCAGCTGTCACGGCAGTGGAAAAATTCAGGCCCCCACCACGATTTCTCTGAAAATACCGCCGGGGGTCCGGAGCGGTTCCCAGCTCTTTCTTGCCGGCGCGGGACAGCCCGGCCGACGGGGAGGACCGGCCGGCAATCTCTACGTAAAAGTTGCAGTTGAAGGCCATCCCCTGTTTGAGCGGGACGGCGACGATCTTCTCTGCCAGCTCCCGATCCGTATGACCCAGGCGGCCCTGGGCGCAAAGATTTCCGTTCCGACGCTCTGGGGAGACATCAATCTGACGATTCCTCCAGGGACTCAGTATGGAGATATCTTCAAAATTCCCGGCAAGGGGATGCCGATCCTTCAAAGCGCCGGCCGCGGGGATCTAATTGTCCGGATCCGCGTCATCATCCCCCGGAAACTCACTCTTTTTCAAAAGCGCCTCCTCAGGCAATTCGACCGGATATCCGGACATGGAAAAAATCCTTCTCCCGGTTTTTTCCAGAAACTGTACGGGCGGTTCCGCATATGCCGCATATTTGATCCATGA
- a CDS encoding ABC transporter permease: protein MILPISYTLRNLWTRRLTTALTIAGMALVVFVFAAILMLAEGLQKTLVETGSFDNIVVIRKGAVSEVQSSVARDQAAVVETEPEIALGPEGQLLLARELVVLITLPKRVTGSPGNVVLRGIASASVTLRPQVKLVAGRRPRPGSMEMMAGISIAQRFQGGGLNETLCCGMRNWRIVGVFDAGNRGYSSEIWGDADQLMSAFRRPAYSSVIFRLRDSEGFERVKARLEQDPRLTVELKRETKYYAEQSELMAKFLRILGLTLTLIFSLGAMIGAMITMYAAVANRTGEIGTLRALGFQRRDILMAFLMESLLLGLLGGVVGLFLASFLQLITVSTMNFQTFSELAFSFTLTPKIVISSLLFALIMGFVGGVLPAMRAARMKIVDALRTG from the coding sequence ATGATCCTTCCCATCAGTTACACCCTTAGAAATCTCTGGACAAGACGCCTGACAACCGCCCTGACCATCGCCGGCATGGCCCTGGTTGTTTTTGTCTTTGCCGCCATCCTGATGCTGGCGGAGGGATTGCAGAAAACGCTGGTGGAAACGGGCTCTTTCGACAATATTGTGGTCATCCGGAAGGGTGCGGTCTCGGAGGTCCAGAGCAGCGTGGCCCGTGATCAGGCCGCCGTGGTCGAGACCGAACCGGAAATCGCCCTTGGCCCTGAAGGTCAGCTCCTGCTCGCCAGAGAACTCGTTGTTCTCATTACGCTCCCCAAGCGGGTTACCGGTTCTCCGGGCAATGTCGTCCTGCGCGGCATTGCCTCCGCGTCCGTGACCCTGAGGCCCCAGGTGAAGCTGGTGGCCGGCCGCCGGCCTCGTCCCGGGTCCATGGAAATGATGGCCGGCATCAGCATCGCCCAGCGCTTTCAGGGCGGAGGCCTGAATGAGACCCTGTGCTGCGGCATGCGCAACTGGCGGATCGTCGGGGTCTTCGATGCGGGAAACCGGGGATACAGTTCGGAAATCTGGGGAGACGCCGACCAGCTCATGTCGGCCTTCCGGCGTCCCGCTTATTCCTCCGTGATCTTTCGCCTGCGCGATTCCGAGGGATTCGAGCGGGTCAAGGCGCGGCTCGAACAGGATCCCCGCCTGACCGTCGAACTCAAGAGAGAAACAAAGTACTATGCCGAACAGTCGGAATTGATGGCCAAATTCCTCCGCATCCTCGGCCTGACCCTGACCCTGATCTTTTCGCTGGGCGCCATGATCGGCGCCATGATCACCATGTATGCCGCCGTGGCCAACCGAACCGGAGAGATCGGCACCCTGCGGGCTCTGGGTTTCCAGCGGCGCGATATCCTGATGGCCTTCCTGATGGAATCCCTCCTTCTGGGACTGCTCGGCGGGGTGGTCGGTCTGTTTCTGGCTTCCTTTCTGCAGTTGATTACCGTGTCCACCATGAACTTTCAGACCTTCTCCGAGCTGGCCTTCAGCTTCACCCTGACGCCGAAAATCGTTATTTCTTCCTTGCTCTTCGCCCTGATCATGGGATTTGTCGGCGGGGTCCTGCCGGCGATGCGGGCGGCCCGCATGAAGATTGTGGACGCCCTGCGGACGGGCTGA
- a CDS encoding iron-containing alcohol dehydrogenase family protein encodes MYRNFRIVPNIIFGRGSFNQLDDVLKDRRVTADSWMVFVVDDVFTGKPLEGRFPLRGRDLLLWVNVDDEPKTRYIDELVARIRAYSPTAPAGIAGIGGGSAMDIAKAVSLMLNNPGSSADYQGWDLIKNPAVYHVAVPTLAGTGAEISRTTILTGPEKKLGINSDYTLYDQILLDPELLAGVPKNQWFYTGMDCYIHDVESLNGTFINEFSKAYGEKSRDLCREVFLDDSPAKDDKLMMASYFGGMSIAYSQVGACHALSYGLSYVLGIHHGVGCCIAFDQLEEIYPEGVQEFRQMMEKHDIPLPRNLTKDLDSASMEKMVTTALNLVPLWENCLGPDWANIMTRERAMELYKKM; translated from the coding sequence ATGTATAGAAACTTTCGGATTGTACCCAATATTATTTTCGGCCGCGGCTCTTTCAATCAACTCGACGATGTCCTGAAGGACCGGCGGGTAACCGCGGATTCCTGGATGGTCTTTGTCGTCGATGACGTCTTCACCGGAAAACCTCTTGAAGGGCGGTTCCCTCTGCGGGGTCGGGATCTTCTCCTGTGGGTCAATGTCGATGATGAACCGAAGACCCGCTATATCGACGAACTGGTGGCCCGGATCCGGGCTTATTCCCCTACCGCCCCGGCCGGCATTGCCGGGATCGGCGGCGGCAGCGCCATGGACATCGCCAAGGCCGTCTCCCTGATGCTCAACAACCCCGGTTCTTCGGCCGATTATCAGGGCTGGGACCTGATCAAAAACCCGGCCGTCTATCACGTAGCGGTTCCCACTCTCGCCGGGACGGGGGCCGAAATCTCCCGGACGACCATCCTCACAGGGCCGGAAAAGAAACTGGGCATCAATTCCGACTACACCCTCTACGACCAGATCCTCCTCGATCCGGAACTGCTGGCCGGCGTGCCCAAAAACCAGTGGTTCTACACCGGCATGGACTGTTACATCCATGACGTGGAATCCCTGAACGGTACGTTCATCAATGAATTCAGCAAAGCATACGGTGAAAAGTCCCGCGATCTGTGCCGCGAGGTTTTTCTTGACGATTCCCCGGCAAAGGATGACAAACTGATGATGGCCTCCTATTTCGGCGGCATGAGCATCGCCTATTCCCAGGTGGGCGCCTGCCATGCCCTCTCCTACGGGCTTTCCTATGTCCTGGGCATCCATCACGGAGTCGGCTGCTGCATCGCCTTCGATCAGCTGGAGGAGATCTACCCGGAAGGCGTCCAGGAATTCCGGCAGATGATGGAGAAGCACGATATCCCGCTCCCCCGGAATCTGACAAAAGACCTGGATTCGGCCTCCATGGAAAAGATGGTCACCACGGCCCTCAATCTGGTTCCCCTCTGGGAGAACTGCCTCGGTCCCGACTGGGCCAATATCATGACCCGGGAAAGAGCGATGGAGCTTTATAAAAAAATGTAA
- a CDS encoding HPF/RaiA family ribosome-associated protein, producing the protein MIIPLQITAQGVELSDEIRDEITERANKLDKFYDRIMRCRVVVEEPKRHPNEGKLYSVHIIMTVPGGEIVTKRERNEDLWVAMRDSFQAAQRKLEDFSREQRGDVKTHEKQPRGRISVIFPDQGYGFLVHPEGYDVYFHANSVLNRDFDKLAVGMEVRFNEEMGDKGPQASSVIVL; encoded by the coding sequence ATGATCATTCCACTCCAGATCACAGCCCAGGGCGTAGAACTCAGTGACGAGATAAGGGACGAAATCACTGAAAGGGCTAACAAGCTCGATAAGTTCTACGACCGGATAATGCGCTGCAGAGTTGTCGTGGAGGAGCCGAAACGGCATCCCAATGAGGGGAAGTTATACAGCGTGCACATCATCATGACCGTTCCCGGGGGGGAGATCGTGACCAAGAGGGAGCGGAATGAGGATCTCTGGGTGGCGATGCGGGATTCCTTCCAGGCCGCCCAGCGGAAACTCGAGGATTTCTCCCGAGAGCAGCGGGGCGATGTGAAGACTCACGAAAAGCAGCCGCGGGGGCGCATCAGCGTGATTTTCCCGGATCAGGGATATGGATTTCTCGTCCATCCCGAAGGATACGATGTCTATTTTCACGCCAACAGTGTATTAAACAGGGATTTCGATAAACTTGCCGTGGGGATGGAAGTCCGGTTTAACGAAGAGATGGGCGACAAGGGACCGCAGGCAAGTTCCGTGATCGTCTTGTAG
- a CDS encoding ABC transporter permease: MTLFRLLFRNAFRNRLRSALTILGVTVAILAFGLLRTLIGAWYAGVEASSATRLVTRNAVSLIFPLPFSYKEKIRQVSGVKSVSWGNWFGGIYIDEKNFFANYAVDPETYLSLYPEFILSPADKAVFLRDRKGFLAGRKLADKYRWQPGDTVTLRGTIFPGNWDFVLRGIYRGRDENVDESQFIFHWSYLNETLKKTAPARADQVGFYMIGVEHPDVAGEVAAAIDRMFKNSMAETLTETEKAFQLGFIAMTGAIVTAIQIVSFVVIFIIMAVVANTMAMTTRERFGEYAVMKTLGFRGKHLAALILGESLVITLLGCALGIALTYPAAALIKEKLGTYFPIFNVDAHTIYLDLAAAFLVGVVAALIPLSRAIGIRIAEGLRRIA; encoded by the coding sequence ATGACGCTCTTTCGGCTCCTCTTTAGAAACGCCTTCCGCAACCGCCTGCGCAGCGCGCTGACGATCCTCGGCGTCACCGTCGCCATCCTGGCCTTCGGGCTGCTGCGCACCCTCATCGGCGCCTGGTATGCCGGTGTCGAGGCCTCGTCGGCCACCCGGCTCGTGACGCGCAACGCCGTTTCCCTGATCTTTCCCCTGCCCTTTTCCTATAAGGAAAAAATCCGTCAGGTGAGCGGCGTCAAATCGGTCTCCTGGGGCAACTGGTTCGGCGGGATCTATATCGATGAAAAAAACTTCTTCGCCAATTATGCCGTCGATCCGGAGACCTATCTGAGCCTTTATCCCGAATTTATTCTCTCACCCGCCGACAAAGCCGTCTTTCTCCGGGACCGGAAAGGATTTCTCGCCGGTAGAAAGCTCGCGGACAAATACCGCTGGCAACCGGGGGACACTGTGACGCTGCGGGGCACGATTTTTCCGGGAAACTGGGATTTTGTGCTGAGGGGCATCTATCGGGGACGGGATGAAAACGTCGACGAGAGCCAGTTCATTTTTCACTGGAGCTATCTCAACGAAACCCTGAAAAAAACGGCCCCAGCCCGCGCGGATCAGGTGGGCTTCTACATGATCGGCGTCGAGCACCCTGATGTGGCCGGGGAAGTGGCCGCTGCCATCGACCGGATGTTCAAAAATTCCATGGCGGAAACCCTGACGGAAACGGAAAAGGCCTTTCAGCTCGGGTTTATCGCCATGACCGGGGCGATTGTCACGGCGATCCAGATTGTGTCCTTTGTGGTCATCTTCATCATCATGGCCGTCGTGGCCAACACCATGGCCATGACGACGAGGGAGCGCTTCGGGGAATATGCCGTGATGAAGACTCTGGGGTTCAGGGGAAAACACCTCGCCGCCCTGATCCTGGGGGAATCCCTGGTCATCACCCTGCTGGGCTGCGCCCTGGGCATCGCCCTGACCTATCCCGCCGCGGCGCTGATCAAAGAAAAGCTTGGGACCTACTTCCCCATTTTCAACGTGGATGCGCATACGATCTATCTGGATCTGGCCGCCGCGTTCCTGGTGGGCGTCGTGGCCGCCCTGATCCCGCTCTCCCGGGCCATCGGCATCCGCATCGCGGAAGGACTGAGGAGGATCGCATGA
- a CDS encoding ABC transporter ATP-binding protein, whose translation MKNEDSPAATAMVSIRGVSKSYWRGTRPVPVLENITFDIAEGEFLALMGPSGSGKSTLLNLIAGIDTVDSGTILVGGLDITTLSETELARWRATHVGFIFQFYNLIPVLTAYENVELPLHLTSLSRKERREHVEMALRVVNLSDRSDHYPRQLSGGEQQRVAIARAVITDPSILVADEPTGDLDRRSAAEILNLMERLNEESGKTIIMVTHDPRAAEKARIVRHLEKGTLTDDALSAPL comes from the coding sequence ATGAAGAATGAAGACAGCCCTGCGGCAACGGCCATGGTTTCCATTCGAGGCGTCAGCAAATCCTACTGGCGGGGAACCCGCCCTGTCCCCGTGCTGGAGAATATTACCTTCGATATTGCCGAAGGGGAATTTCTCGCCCTCATGGGCCCCTCGGGATCGGGAAAGAGCACCCTCCTCAATCTCATCGCCGGCATCGACACCGTGGACAGCGGGACGATCCTCGTGGGCGGTCTGGATATCACGACCCTTTCGGAAACGGAACTCGCCCGCTGGAGGGCGACCCATGTGGGATTCATCTTTCAGTTCTACAATCTCATTCCCGTGCTCACCGCTTACGAAAACGTGGAGCTTCCCCTTCACCTCACGTCCCTGTCCCGGAAGGAACGTCGGGAACATGTGGAGATGGCCCTGCGGGTCGTGAATCTGTCCGACCGGAGCGATCACTATCCGCGCCAGCTCTCGGGAGGAGAACAGCAGCGGGTCGCCATCGCCAGGGCGGTGATCACCGATCCATCGATCCTCGTTGCCGATGAACCCACCGGGGATCTGGACCGGCGATCCGCTGCGGAGATCCTGAACCTTATGGAACGCCTCAACGAAGAGTCCGGCAAGACCATTATCATGGTGACTCATGACCCCCGGGCAGCGGAAAAGGCCAGGATTGTCCGACACCTGGAGAAGGGAACCCTGACGGATGACGCTCTTTCGGCTCCTCTTTAG